A region of Streptomyces sp. NBC_01750 DNA encodes the following proteins:
- a CDS encoding GNAT family N-acetyltransferase, with translation MKIEQVAWADPEAAALRARQRAEIAERYGTPDSEPGVAPSAADIAAFFVAYEDGGTAVGCGGLRYLGEGIGEVKRMYVAPPWRGSGMALQILRGLEDWALGRGWTSLRLETGDAQPDAVRFYTRSGYERIPNFDAYIGVESSWCFERLLRT, from the coding sequence GTGAAGATCGAACAGGTTGCCTGGGCGGACCCGGAAGCCGCCGCGCTGCGTGCCCGGCAGCGAGCTGAAATCGCGGAGAGATACGGCACCCCGGACAGTGAGCCCGGGGTGGCGCCGTCGGCAGCGGACATCGCGGCGTTCTTCGTGGCTTACGAGGATGGCGGCACCGCCGTGGGGTGCGGAGGACTTCGCTACCTGGGTGAAGGGATTGGCGAGGTCAAGCGCATGTATGTCGCCCCGCCCTGGCGTGGCTCGGGTATGGCGCTGCAGATTCTGCGAGGGCTGGAGGACTGGGCCTTGGGACGGGGATGGACCAGTCTTCGGCTGGAGACAGGGGACGCCCAGCCCGATGCCGTCCGCTTCTACACGCGTTCCGGCTATGAGCGGATCCCGAACTTTGACGCCTATATCGGCGTGGAGAGTTCCTGGTGCTTCGAACGGCTGCTTCGGACCTGA
- a CDS encoding transposase — protein sequence MRPTPTQPEEAQEEAEPTASSPWPTGRRFAERTRAKHATIHALLAAGHSKRSVARQLGMTLNTILRFSRATTPEEMFIGQWQSRATRLDDYKPYLDQRWQEGCTNAWKLWEEIKGHPRGYASVRDYVSRTLRGKPQPVGPRPPSARAVTRWILTHPDALPEGDRLHLKAAFNCPELTALAEHVRSFAHMLTHLQGDRLPEWIEAASATAELPSLPHFAQHLLRDLDAVTAGLTLSWNSGVVEGHVNRIKMLKRQMFGRAGFELLRKRVLLA from the coding sequence TTGCGCCCCACGCCGACGCAGCCGGAGGAAGCGCAGGAGGAGGCGGAGCCGACCGCGTCGTCGCCCTGGCCGACAGGGCGCCGGTTCGCCGAACGCACCCGCGCCAAGCACGCCACCATCCACGCTCTACTCGCCGCCGGGCACAGCAAGCGATCCGTCGCCCGGCAGCTCGGCATGACCCTCAACACCATCCTGCGCTTTTCCCGCGCCACCACCCCGGAGGAGATGTTCATCGGCCAGTGGCAAAGCCGTGCGACCAGGCTCGACGACTACAAGCCCTACCTCGATCAGCGCTGGCAGGAAGGCTGCACCAATGCCTGGAAACTGTGGGAGGAGATCAAGGGCCACCCACGCGGATACGCCAGCGTCCGTGACTACGTCAGCAGGACTCTTCGCGGAAAGCCCCAGCCAGTCGGCCCGCGGCCGCCATCGGCCCGCGCCGTCACGCGCTGGATCCTCACTCACCCAGACGCTCTACCCGAAGGCGACCGGCTCCACCTCAAAGCCGCTTTCAACTGCCCCGAACTGACAGCACTCGCCGAGCACGTGCGCTCCTTCGCCCACATGCTCACCCACCTGCAAGGCGACCGACTCCCCGAATGGATCGAAGCAGCCAGCGCCACCGCCGAACTGCCCAGCCTCCCCCACTTCGCTCAGCACCTCCTGCGCGACCTCGACGCCGTCACCGCCGGCCTCACCCTCTCCTGGAACTCCGGCGTCGTGGAGGGCCATGTCAACAGGATCAAGATGCTCAAGCGCCAGATGTTCGGCCGCGCAGGATTCGAACTCCTACGCAAACGGGTTCTATTGGCGTGA